The following proteins are co-located in the Endomicrobiales bacterium genome:
- a CDS encoding PorV/PorQ family protein — protein sequence MNIKKLLSLSMFLLIFLQLPAYSLGGKPGEIFEWGMGGRALGMGKAFTAAADDSSASYWNPANMPRLNSQEISMSHNMLWEGTGYDSLSYVYPTPFRKAFGVNLIKVGNDGFVGTDENNIPTGNFSVSDTAIKLGYGQFLSRSFSVGTAFNYLTRNVGVYSSSLMSLDLGATYFPDPRKSFALKVGNIFGFSSNTDDQLPLNLRVGYAQKFFNDKLTASFDYQFPDRWYSGFEVSLNPLFLRLGLNYEEMSTGIGYIFKNNYRLDYALAHSVDLGLSHRISFTFKFGKDITYEREKIIADAVLHGDQQVSNGKFNKALSIYESVLSFEDKPVASKRSQNMKALMEQAELNDVPSKLSESENKAADYECKAVYDYMNNMLTEALLNIQQAISINSDNQTYKAIEAILKKEGAVITDEDLSPDTKVAMKLHRAISYFQDGKYDLAAKECQEVLRLEPDNVIAHMRLGSTYYAVGIKDKAIIEWRRALELDPNNTELQQFIQQAGEK from the coding sequence ATGAACATTAAAAAGTTGTTATCATTATCTATGTTTCTATTAATATTTCTTCAGCTTCCCGCCTATTCGCTTGGCGGCAAGCCCGGAGAGATATTTGAATGGGGTATGGGTGGAAGAGCTCTGGGAATGGGGAAGGCTTTTACAGCAGCGGCGGACGATTCATCAGCTTCTTACTGGAACCCTGCAAACATGCCGCGGCTTAACAGCCAGGAAATATCTATGTCACACAATATGCTGTGGGAAGGGACAGGATACGACTCGTTAAGCTATGTCTATCCGACTCCTTTTAGGAAAGCATTCGGTGTAAACCTGATAAAAGTAGGTAACGACGGTTTTGTCGGGACTGATGAGAATAACATTCCTACTGGTAACTTTAGTGTTTCCGATACAGCAATAAAGTTAGGTTACGGCCAGTTCCTGTCGCGTTCGTTCTCAGTGGGTACTGCTTTTAACTACCTCACTCGTAATGTGGGTGTGTATTCAAGTTCCTTAATGAGCCTTGATTTGGGAGCGACATACTTTCCTGATCCGAGAAAGTCATTTGCGTTGAAGGTAGGCAATATCTTCGGTTTTTCAAGTAATACCGATGATCAATTGCCGTTGAATCTGAGGGTTGGTTACGCGCAGAAGTTTTTCAATGATAAGCTGACTGCGTCCTTTGACTATCAGTTTCCTGATCGGTGGTACAGTGGTTTTGAAGTATCATTAAATCCTCTGTTTTTGCGTTTAGGGCTGAACTACGAAGAGATGAGCACCGGTATAGGATATATTTTTAAGAACAATTACCGGCTTGATTACGCCTTAGCACATAGTGTGGATTTAGGATTGTCGCACCGCATTTCGTTTACTTTCAAATTTGGGAAAGACATTACTTACGAGAGGGAAAAGATTATTGCTGACGCAGTGCTCCATGGCGATCAGCAGGTATCAAATGGAAAGTTTAATAAAGCATTAAGTATCTATGAGAGTGTACTGAGCTTTGAAGACAAACCAGTCGCAAGCAAGAGATCCCAGAATATGAAAGCCTTAATGGAACAGGCAGAGCTAAACGATGTACCTTCTAAGCTATCAGAAAGCGAGAATAAAGCGGCAGATTACGAGTGCAAGGCAGTGTATGATTATATGAACAATATGCTGACAGAGGCGTTGTTAAATATTCAGCAGGCGATAAGTATAAACTCGGACAATCAGACATACAAAGCTATAGAAGCGATACTTAAGAAAGAAGGGGCAGTGATAACAGATGAGGATCTTTCACCTGATACGAAGGTGGCGATGAAATTGCATCGCGCAATAAGTTATTTTCAGGACGGAAAATACGATCTGGCGGCCAAAGAGTGCCAAGAAGTGTTGAGACTTGAACCTGACAATGTTATTGCCCATATGCGCCTTGGCTCAACCTATTATGCAGTAGGCATAAAAGATAAAGCTATAATAGAGTGGCGAAGAGCACTTGAGCTGGACCCGAATAACACTGAGCTTCAGCAATTTATACAACAGGCAGGAGAGAAATAG